A region from the Halobellus litoreus genome encodes:
- a CDS encoding cupin domain-containing protein → MSYTKANYTDGDEKAPGMYFLREELDCENLGFTVIEAESGWTGMEHDHDEGGQEEVYFLVEGAATMDVDGDEVTMAAGDVLRVAADASRQLTADEASTFVVAGAP, encoded by the coding sequence ATGTCGTACACGAAAGCGAACTACACCGACGGCGACGAGAAGGCCCCGGGAATGTACTTCCTCCGAGAGGAACTCGACTGCGAGAACCTCGGGTTCACCGTCATCGAAGCCGAGTCCGGGTGGACCGGGATGGAACACGACCACGACGAAGGCGGCCAGGAAGAGGTGTACTTCCTGGTCGAGGGCGCGGCGACGATGGACGTCGACGGCGACGAGGTGACGATGGCGGCCGGCGACGTCCTCCGCGTCGCGGCCGACGCGAGCCGACAGCTGACTGCCGACGAAGCGAGCACGTTCGTCGTCGCCGGCGCTCCCTGA
- a CDS encoding anthranilate phosphoribosyltransferase, whose amino-acid sequence MAQAPETAEFGEWPLKRLMTEVVGTGVKSAEDMTREQATEAMERILAGEPDHTTLGAFWLANRWKHNVAEELAAYADVIAEDVVYAEPDADPVDCGANYDGKGETAILGAAAGIVAAGAGTPVVVHSGDRVPTQKQDAYKHVLDELDVRTELVPDESAEMVDETGFGFYYQPEFAPRVHALWDRRDQMGVRTFVNTVETIANPARADVHLGSFYHLAFAKKITDTFAEMESQSPHRVVMFQGMEGYDDIRPGYTKVGEWTDGEFTDYEIETPEYGMDFEYEDLGVDPDDVAGDSARLTEEIVAGEREDHFADAVALNAAFRIYAREDADSLDEGLEMARESIESGAAAAVLDDLRAF is encoded by the coding sequence ATGGCGCAAGCGCCGGAGACCGCCGAATTCGGGGAGTGGCCGCTGAAACGACTGATGACCGAGGTCGTCGGGACGGGCGTCAAATCCGCCGAGGATATGACGCGCGAGCAGGCGACGGAAGCGATGGAGCGCATCCTCGCGGGCGAACCCGATCACACGACGCTCGGAGCGTTCTGGCTGGCGAACCGCTGGAAGCACAACGTCGCCGAGGAACTGGCCGCCTACGCCGACGTGATCGCCGAGGACGTCGTCTACGCCGAGCCCGATGCCGACCCCGTCGACTGCGGCGCGAACTACGACGGCAAGGGCGAGACGGCCATTCTGGGCGCCGCGGCGGGCATCGTCGCCGCCGGCGCGGGCACGCCCGTCGTCGTCCACTCGGGCGACCGCGTCCCGACGCAGAAGCAGGACGCCTACAAACACGTCCTCGACGAACTGGACGTCCGAACGGAACTCGTCCCGGACGAGAGCGCGGAGATGGTCGACGAGACCGGCTTCGGCTTCTACTACCAGCCCGAGTTCGCCCCGCGGGTCCACGCGCTGTGGGACCGCCGCGATCAGATGGGCGTGCGCACGTTCGTCAACACCGTCGAGACCATCGCGAACCCCGCGCGGGCCGACGTCCACCTCGGCTCGTTCTACCACCTCGCGTTCGCGAAGAAGATCACCGACACGTTCGCCGAGATGGAGAGCCAGAGCCCCCACCGCGTCGTGATGTTCCAGGGAATGGAGGGCTACGACGACATCCGGCCGGGCTACACGAAGGTCGGCGAGTGGACCGACGGTGAGTTCACCGACTACGAGATCGAGACGCCCGAGTACGGGATGGACTTCGAGTACGAGGACCTGGGGGTCGACCCCGACGACGTGGCGGGCGATTCGGCCCGTCTGACCGAGGAGATCGTCGCCGGCGAGCGCGAGGACCACTTCGCGGACGCGGTGGCGCTCAACGCCGCCTTCCGGATCTACGCCCGCGAGGACGCCGATTCCCTCGACGAGGGTCTGGAGATGGCCCGCGAGAGCATCGAGTCGGGCGCGGCGGCGGCCGTCCTCGACGACCTGCGCGCGTTCTGA
- a CDS encoding DNA topoisomerase IV subunit A: protein MSTKQDDELAKERLVDLAVEFYDQFAAGEVPQMNIPTRTKSNIVFDEDSKVWVYGDRTSTRSANSVRGARKLLKASYAIEFLVNQLEEDRSSTLRELYYLSESWDNEEAQFQSQDESNQLIEDLEIVSKVTREDFHMRPEESGATLMGPLELREQTRRGEREIHCQKDVGEGGYQIPNNPDTIDFLDHDIDFVLCVETGGMRDRLVENGFDDEYNCLVVHLKGQPARATRRITKRLHDELDLPVVVFTDGDPWSYRIYGSVAYGSIKSAHLSEYLATPEARFVGIQPEDIVEYDLPTDPLADSDINALESELEDPRFETDYWTEQIELQLDLEKKAEQQALAARGLDFVTETYLPERLSVMGVL from the coding sequence ATGAGCACGAAACAGGACGACGAACTCGCGAAAGAGCGCCTCGTCGATCTCGCGGTGGAGTTCTACGACCAGTTCGCGGCGGGCGAGGTGCCGCAGATGAACATCCCCACGCGGACGAAGTCGAACATCGTCTTCGACGAGGACTCGAAGGTCTGGGTGTACGGCGACCGGACCTCGACCCGGTCGGCCAACAGCGTCCGCGGCGCGCGGAAACTGCTGAAGGCCTCCTACGCCATCGAGTTCCTCGTGAACCAACTGGAGGAGGACCGCTCCTCGACGCTGCGTGAACTGTACTACCTCTCCGAGTCGTGGGACAACGAGGAGGCCCAGTTCCAGAGCCAGGACGAGTCGAACCAGCTCATCGAGGACCTCGAAATCGTCTCGAAAGTCACCCGCGAGGACTTCCATATGCGCCCCGAGGAGTCGGGGGCGACCCTGATGGGGCCGCTCGAACTCCGCGAGCAGACGCGTCGCGGCGAGCGGGAGATCCACTGCCAGAAGGACGTCGGCGAGGGCGGCTACCAGATCCCGAACAACCCGGACACGATCGACTTCCTGGATCACGACATCGACTTCGTCCTCTGCGTCGAGACCGGCGGGATGCGCGACCGACTCGTCGAGAACGGCTTCGACGACGAGTACAACTGTCTGGTCGTCCACCTGAAGGGTCAGCCGGCGCGGGCGACGCGGCGGATCACGAAGCGCCTGCACGACGAACTCGACCTCCCGGTCGTGGTCTTCACTGACGGCGACCCGTGGTCCTACCGGATCTACGGCTCCGTCGCCTACGGATCGATCAAGTCCGCGCACCTCTCGGAGTATCTGGCGACGCCGGAGGCGCGTTTCGTCGGCATCCAGCCCGAAGACATCGTCGAGTACGACCTCCCGACGGATCCGCTGGCGGACTCGGACATCAACGCCCTGGAGTCGGAACTGGAGGATCCCCGTTTCGAGACCGACTACTGGACCGAACAGATCGAACTGCAGTTGGACCTCGAAAAGAAGGCCGAGCAGCAGGCGCTGGCCGCTCGCGGCCTCGACTTCGTCACCGAGACGTATCTTCCGGAGCGGCTCTCTGTGATGGGCGTGCTGTAG
- a CDS encoding DNA topoisomerase VI subunit B: MTSIQSTLGEEEGGGIAEELAEGQRAISIAEFFEKNKHMLGFDSGARGLVTAVKEAVDNALDATEEAGIKPDISIEIRESGDYYTLIVEDNGPGITREQIPKVFGKLLYGSRFHSREQSRGQQGIGISAAVLYSQLTSGKPAKITSRTQRSERAQYFELIIDTDTNEPEIQVEEERAPGESDLSPTHGTRIEMEMEANMRARQQLHDYVKHTAVVNPHARLVLSEPGLDEPRHYERVEGADLPAETEEIRPHPHGVELGTLIKMLGATESYSVSGFLQEEFTRVGAKTAEKVLNNFRDRHFGREMGWAVPRDPETPPAAAIADAVVNKGAEATEAFAERVADALSSRERTAHSELEDIVDTVADDVEAEFDANFGDTVRENAVEAAWSVLTSDRAADMYSLVDDATSTRKDDATVSGLADRLADKFAEGDGRNRATHATLREYVDRSADRIVSEDVSFGDTARENVVEALWETMRTVPDDVPRVTAIADDRDVASELLEAMRETDILAPPTNCLSPITAELVEAGLKKEFDADFYAAATRDAEVHGGDPFVVEAGIAYGGEIEDGTVDLLRFANRVPLVYQRGACATTDVVKSIGWRNYGLDQPGGSGMPNGPAVIMIHVASTNVPFTSESKDALANIPEIEDEIELAIREAARELKSYLNKRRSMQKRRKKQDVLGRILPEMADKLSEVTGRPRPNIDGALARIMNNVSVDREVDGDTVTLTVENHSDRSESPEITDIVSTEPSDLPDDASVVDLDGEWFVSWEPSVPAGESAELTYTIAEDATFDVDVDGVEAEKLTIDAD, from the coding sequence ATGACCTCGATTCAGTCGACGCTCGGCGAGGAAGAGGGAGGGGGGATCGCCGAGGAGCTGGCGGAGGGCCAGCGCGCGATCTCCATCGCCGAGTTCTTCGAGAAGAACAAACACATGCTCGGCTTCGACTCCGGTGCCAGAGGGCTCGTCACCGCCGTCAAGGAGGCTGTCGACAACGCCCTCGACGCGACGGAGGAAGCCGGCATCAAACCCGACATCTCCATCGAGATCAGGGAGTCCGGGGACTACTACACCCTGATCGTCGAGGACAACGGGCCGGGCATCACCCGCGAACAGATCCCGAAGGTCTTCGGGAAACTGCTGTACGGCTCGCGGTTCCACTCCAGAGAGCAGTCCCGTGGCCAGCAGGGAATCGGCATCTCAGCGGCTGTGCTCTACTCGCAATTGACGTCCGGGAAACCGGCGAAGATCACCTCCCGCACCCAGCGCTCCGAGCGCGCGCAGTACTTCGAGCTCATCATCGACACCGACACCAACGAGCCGGAGATCCAAGTCGAAGAGGAGCGCGCACCGGGCGAGTCCGATCTCTCGCCGACCCACGGGACCCGAATCGAGATGGAGATGGAGGCGAATATGCGGGCGCGTCAGCAACTCCACGACTACGTCAAGCACACCGCGGTCGTCAACCCTCACGCGCGCCTCGTCCTCTCGGAGCCCGGTCTCGACGAACCTCGTCACTACGAGCGCGTCGAGGGCGCGGACCTGCCCGCCGAGACCGAGGAGATCCGTCCGCACCCCCACGGCGTCGAACTCGGGACGCTCATCAAGATGCTCGGCGCGACCGAATCCTACTCCGTCTCCGGCTTCCTCCAGGAGGAGTTCACCCGCGTCGGCGCGAAGACGGCCGAGAAGGTCCTGAACAACTTCCGGGACCGACACTTCGGCCGCGAGATGGGCTGGGCCGTCCCGCGCGACCCGGAGACGCCGCCGGCGGCGGCGATCGCGGACGCCGTCGTCAACAAGGGAGCCGAGGCGACCGAAGCGTTCGCCGAACGGGTCGCGGACGCGCTCTCCTCGCGCGAGCGGACAGCACACTCGGAACTGGAAGATATCGTCGATACCGTCGCCGACGACGTCGAGGCGGAGTTCGACGCGAACTTCGGCGACACCGTCCGGGAGAACGCCGTCGAGGCGGCCTGGTCGGTGCTGACGAGCGACCGCGCGGCGGATATGTACTCGCTCGTCGACGACGCGACGAGCACCCGGAAGGACGACGCGACCGTCTCGGGGCTGGCGGACCGACTGGCGGACAAGTTCGCCGAGGGCGACGGACGGAACCGGGCGACTCACGCCACGCTTCGCGAGTACGTCGACCGCTCGGCGGACCGGATCGTCTCCGAGGACGTCTCCTTCGGTGACACCGCCCGCGAGAACGTCGTCGAGGCGCTCTGGGAGACGATGCGGACCGTCCCCGACGACGTGCCGAGAGTCACGGCGATCGCCGACGACCGCGACGTCGCCTCCGAACTGCTGGAGGCGATGCGCGAGACCGACATCCTCGCGCCGCCGACGAACTGCCTCTCGCCCATCACGGCCGAACTCGTCGAGGCGGGACTGAAAAAGGAGTTCGACGCCGACTTCTACGCCGCGGCGACCCGCGACGCGGAGGTCCACGGCGGCGATCCGTTCGTCGTCGAGGCCGGGATCGCCTACGGCGGCGAGATCGAAGACGGAACGGTCGACCTGCTCCGGTTCGCCAACCGCGTCCCCCTGGTCTACCAGCGGGGGGCGTGCGCGACGACGGACGTCGTCAAGAGCATCGGCTGGCGAAATTACGGGCTCGATCAGCCCGGCGGCTCGGGGATGCCCAACGGGCCGGCGGTGATTATGATCCACGTCGCCTCGACGAACGTGCCGTTCACGAGCGAGTCGAAGGACGCGCTCGCGAACATCCCCGAGATCGAAGACGAGATCGAACTCGCCATCCGCGAGGCCGCCCGCGAACTCAAATCGTACCTGAACAAGCGGCGCTCGATGCAGAAGCGACGGAAGAAACAGGACGTCCTCGGTCGGATCCTCCCGGAGATGGCCGACAAGCTCTCGGAGGTGACCGGCCGTCCCCGACCCAACATCGACGGCGCACTCGCACGCATTATGAACAACGTGAGCGTCGACCGCGAGGTCGACGGCGACACCGTCACGCTGACCGTCGAGAATCACTCCGATCGAAGCGAGAGTCCGGAGATCACTGACATCGTCTCGACGGAACCGTCCGACCTTCCCGACGACGCGAGCGTCGTCGACCTCGACGGCGAGTGGTTCGTCTCCTGGGAGCCGTCGGTCCCGGCCGGCGAATCGGCCGAACTGACCTACACGATCGCCGAGGACGCCACCTTCGACGTCGACGTCGACGGCGTCGAAGCCGAGAAACTGACCATCGACGCAGACTAA
- the dnaJ gene encoding molecular chaperone DnaJ, translated as MSEDFYDVLGVSRDATEDEIKQAYRKKAAEYHPDVSEEADAEEKFKKIKKAKEVLTDDEKRQMYDQLGHERFEQAEKRGGVGGGGGAGGRGQGNPFGGMGGGGQGSPFEDIFNQFFGGGRGGGGGGRNRPRQGQNLRTQVTLDLEEVYEGVEKQFTITRPETCSECSGRGHPADADVNTCPECNGQGQTTTVRDTPLGRVQQTQTCRRCEGTGETYSETCSVCGGDGVTREEATLSVDIPAGIRDGQTLRMEREGAPGENGGPKGDLLIDVSVRDHDDFERDGDDLYHRHPISFPKAVFGASVEVPTVDGTTELEIPAGTQSGEEFRIRGEGMPHLRGRGHGDLYVQVQVVTPDSLNAEQKEALEAFAEAGGESVEINEGFFEKIKNSF; from the coding sequence ATGAGCGAGGACTTCTACGACGTGCTCGGCGTCTCGCGCGACGCGACCGAGGACGAGATCAAGCAGGCCTACCGGAAGAAGGCCGCGGAGTATCACCCGGACGTCTCCGAGGAGGCCGACGCCGAGGAGAAGTTCAAGAAGATCAAGAAGGCCAAGGAGGTCCTCACCGACGACGAGAAGCGCCAGATGTACGACCAACTGGGTCACGAGCGCTTCGAACAGGCCGAGAAGCGCGGTGGCGTCGGTGGCGGGGGCGGTGCCGGCGGCCGCGGCCAGGGCAACCCCTTCGGCGGGATGGGCGGCGGCGGCCAGGGGAGCCCCTTCGAGGACATCTTCAACCAGTTCTTCGGCGGCGGCCGCGGCGGGGGCGGCGGCGGGCGCAACCGCCCGCGTCAGGGCCAGAACCTCCGCACGCAGGTCACGCTCGACCTCGAAGAGGTCTACGAGGGCGTCGAAAAGCAGTTCACGATCACCCGTCCGGAGACGTGTTCGGAGTGCAGCGGCCGCGGCCACCCCGCCGACGCCGACGTCAACACCTGTCCCGAGTGTAACGGGCAGGGACAGACCACGACCGTCCGCGACACGCCGCTGGGGCGCGTCCAGCAGACGCAGACGTGTCGCCGCTGCGAGGGGACCGGCGAGACCTACAGCGAGACGTGTTCGGTCTGCGGCGGCGACGGCGTCACCCGCGAGGAGGCGACGCTCTCGGTCGACATCCCCGCCGGGATCCGCGACGGCCAGACCCTCCGGATGGAACGGGAGGGCGCGCCCGGCGAGAACGGCGGCCCGAAGGGTGACCTCCTCATCGACGTCTCCGTGCGCGACCACGACGACTTCGAGCGCGACGGCGACGACCTCTACCACCGGCACCCCATCTCGTTCCCGAAGGCCGTCTTCGGCGCGAGCGTCGAAGTTCCGACCGTCGACGGGACGACCGAACTGGAAATTCCGGCCGGAACCCAGAGCGGCGAGGAGTTCCGCATCCGCGGCGAGGGGATGCCGCACCTCCGCGGACGGGGTCACGGCGACCTCTACGTGCAGGTGCAGGTGGTGACGCCCGACAGCCTCAACGCCGAGCAGAAGGAGGCGCTCGAAGCGTTCGCCGAGGCCGGCGGCGAGAGCGTCGAGATCAACGAGGGCTTCTTCGAGAAGATCAAGAACTCGTTCTAA
- a CDS encoding Lrp/AsnC family transcriptional regulator translates to MSALEDDWRADLDAVDAALVDEYQSGFPVVERPFRVVGDDLGIGEHEALERVRRLRERGIFRRFGAVLNPPVIGSSTLAAVSAPEERFEEVADVINGYRQVNHNYRRDHEWNIWFVVTAASREKRDAILAEIEERTGCEVLNLPMLTDYYIDLEFPVVNDDSFARESLAATDASATRISEEATGGLTELEADLLVAIQDGFPLSATPYRDIAAEIDAGRDADGGVAVADVIDAVERLLDDGCIKRIGCVVNHVVTGFDANCMVVWNVPDDELDARGEAVGELPYVTLCYHRPRRPDQDWPYNLFTMIHGREGDAVDAKIDELAAEYLPVEHERLYSTATLKQTGARYDELVSTGEK, encoded by the coding sequence ATGAGTGCACTGGAAGACGACTGGCGCGCCGATCTCGACGCGGTCGACGCCGCGCTCGTCGACGAGTACCAGAGCGGGTTTCCCGTCGTCGAGCGGCCGTTCCGGGTCGTCGGCGACGACCTCGGAATCGGGGAACACGAGGCGCTCGAACGCGTGCGACGGCTGCGGGAGCGAGGGATCTTCCGTCGGTTCGGCGCGGTGCTGAACCCGCCCGTCATCGGGAGTTCGACGCTCGCCGCGGTGTCGGCCCCCGAGGAGCGGTTCGAGGAGGTCGCCGACGTGATCAACGGCTACCGGCAGGTGAACCACAACTACCGCCGGGACCACGAGTGGAACATATGGTTCGTCGTCACCGCGGCCTCTCGGGAGAAACGCGACGCGATCCTCGCGGAGATCGAGGAGCGAACGGGATGCGAAGTTCTCAACCTCCCGATGCTCACGGATTACTACATCGATCTGGAGTTTCCAGTCGTCAACGACGACTCGTTCGCCCGCGAGAGCCTCGCCGCGACGGACGCCTCGGCGACGCGGATCTCCGAGGAGGCGACCGGGGGCCTGACCGAACTGGAGGCCGACCTCCTCGTCGCGATCCAGGACGGCTTTCCGTTGTCGGCGACGCCGTACCGCGACATCGCGGCGGAGATCGACGCGGGACGCGACGCCGACGGTGGCGTCGCCGTCGCCGACGTCATCGACGCCGTCGAGCGACTGCTCGACGACGGATGCATCAAGCGGATCGGTTGCGTCGTCAACCACGTCGTCACCGGCTTCGACGCCAACTGTATGGTGGTCTGGAACGTTCCCGACGACGAACTCGACGCCCGCGGGGAGGCGGTCGGCGAACTCCCGTACGTCACCCTGTGTTACCACCGCCCGCGCCGCCCCGACCAGGACTGGCCGTACAACCTCTTCACGATGATTCACGGCCGCGAGGGCGACGCCGTCGACGCCAAGATCGACGAACTCGCCGCGGAGTACCTCCCGGTCGAGCACGAACGGCTCTACTCGACGGCGACACTGAAACAGACGGGCGCGCGCTACGACGAACTGGTGAGTACCGGAGAAAAGTGA
- a CDS encoding peptidylprolyl isomerase: MVDDSELENPENPVVTLQTTEGDITLELFEQRAPRTVENFLGLATGEKEWSDPETGETRTDSLYEGTIFHRIIDDFMIQGGDPEGTGRGGPGYTFDDEFHEDLNHDGAGVLSMANRGPNTNGSQFFITLGAQPHLDGRHAVFGHVVDGMDVVEKIGDVPTDSDDKPLNDIEIESIDVDAE; the protein is encoded by the coding sequence ATGGTCGACGATTCCGAACTCGAAAACCCCGAGAACCCCGTCGTGACGCTGCAAACCACCGAAGGCGACATCACGCTCGAACTGTTCGAGCAGCGCGCGCCGCGCACCGTCGAGAACTTCCTCGGCCTCGCGACCGGCGAGAAGGAGTGGAGCGACCCCGAAACGGGCGAGACCCGAACCGACTCCCTCTACGAGGGGACGATCTTCCACCGGATCATCGACGACTTCATGATCCAGGGCGGGGATCCGGAAGGAACCGGTCGGGGCGGCCCCGGCTACACCTTCGACGACGAGTTCCACGAGGACCTGAACCACGACGGCGCGGGGGTCCTCTCGATGGCCAACCGCGGCCCCAACACGAACGGCTCGCAGTTCTTCATCACGCTCGGCGCGCAGCCTCACCTCGACGGCCGCCACGCGGTCTTCGGGCACGTCGTCGACGGGATGGACGTCGTCGAGAAAATCGGCGACGTGCCGACCGACAGCGACGACAAGCCGCTGAACGACATCGAGATCGAGTCGATCGACGTCGACGCCGAGTAA
- a CDS encoding DUF5802 family protein produces MFETFSTGYYLGRLYVEPADRDVPAIQRADHERVNEHLYGDEGLFRTDAPLVMKLDNGHIPVLGDDDVPSGTLVVPESTTGDDLPAERDVLLAKSDRAAELLRYSGYRFGDDNAVA; encoded by the coding sequence ATGTTCGAAACGTTCTCCACGGGCTACTACCTGGGTCGGCTGTACGTCGAACCGGCCGACAGAGACGTCCCCGCGATCCAGCGGGCGGATCACGAACGGGTGAACGAGCACCTCTACGGCGACGAGGGGCTCTTCCGCACCGACGCGCCGCTCGTGATGAAACTGGACAACGGGCACATTCCGGTGCTCGGCGACGACGACGTTCCGTCGGGAACGCTCGTCGTTCCCGAATCCACCACCGGCGACGACCTCCCCGCCGAGCGCGACGTGTTGTTGGCGAAGTCAGACCGCGCCGCGGAACTGCTCAGGTATTCGGGCTATCGGTTCGGTGACGACAACGCCGTCGCGTGA
- a CDS encoding AMP-binding protein, with product MNRDRDSSERPDPRAGEGSADTGDYPSPLADPQTVGALLARDRRTAGTALRAEGPDRTYSYRNFVTTTYKAGNVLRHLGVRRGEEVLVVPDPMPEPVLAFYGAAQLGAVTRFSDTDPSTSPRVVVAPADREGAFDLAPGQHLVVYGGSPAESTTTHWETEVWSENPAVHPTDVAPDDSLLAVGDRTVSHAEALSGVSNGRDDERPTPGEQVVVSGSFTDPDVVVEGLVEPIAAGATITLVE from the coding sequence ATGAACCGGGACCGCGACTCGTCCGAACGGCCCGACCCCCGGGCCGGCGAGGGATCCGCCGACACGGGCGACTACCCCTCGCCGCTTGCCGACCCCCAGACGGTCGGTGCCCTCCTCGCTCGCGACCGCCGGACCGCCGGGACGGCACTTCGCGCGGAGGGGCCGGACCGGACGTACAGCTATCGCAACTTCGTCACGACCACGTACAAGGCCGGCAACGTCCTGCGACACCTCGGCGTCCGGCGGGGCGAGGAGGTCCTCGTGGTCCCCGATCCGATGCCGGAACCGGTTCTCGCCTTCTACGGCGCGGCCCAACTCGGTGCAGTTACACGGTTTTCCGACACCGACCCGTCGACTTCCCCGCGAGTCGTGGTCGCGCCCGCAGACCGCGAGGGGGCGTTCGACCTGGCCCCCGGTCAGCACCTCGTCGTCTACGGCGGTTCCCCCGCGGAATCGACCACGACGCACTGGGAGACGGAGGTCTGGAGCGAAAATCCGGCGGTCCATCCAACCGACGTCGCCCCGGACGACTCCCTCCTCGCCGTGGGGGACCGGACGGTCTCCCACGCCGAAGCGCTGTCCGGAGTGTCCAACGGAAGGGACGACGAGCGGCCGACTCCGGGCGAACAGGTCGTCGTCTCCGGCTCGTTCACCGACCCGGACGTCGTCGTCGAGGGACTCGTCGAACCGATCGCGGCGGGGGCGACGATCACGCTCGTCGAGTGA
- a CDS encoding nuclear transport factor 2 family protein has product MVDSDRTAADRVRDYYEALRIGEPLSPFFAERPDVVKFGITEKLTGYEEIASGLREQTATTEDWTVDSRDLRVVERDDHAWFSDEVGMAWHDVDAGREYSFDSRWSGTLERRTGDESGGSAEWFFVGMHVSAVPE; this is encoded by the coding sequence ATGGTCGACAGCGATCGAACCGCCGCAGACCGCGTCCGCGACTACTACGAGGCCCTCCGAATCGGCGAACCGCTGTCCCCGTTTTTCGCCGAGCGCCCGGACGTGGTCAAGTTCGGCATCACCGAGAAACTCACCGGCTACGAGGAGATCGCGTCCGGCCTGCGCGAGCAGACGGCGACGACCGAGGACTGGACGGTCGACAGCCGCGACCTCCGGGTCGTCGAACGCGACGACCACGCCTGGTTCTCCGACGAGGTCGGAATGGCCTGGCACGACGTCGACGCGGGCCGCGAATATTCGTTCGACAGCCGATGGAGCGGAACGCTGGAGCGTCGCACGGGCGACGAAAGCGGGGGGAGCGCGGAGTGGTTCTTCGTCGGGATGCACGTGAGCGCCGTCCCCGAGTGA
- a CDS encoding DUF2240 family protein, whose translation MSLDVAVAVPFKQQGTTRLGEGEFVVALSLDRDWFSPDQAKRLIDIAAGRGLLAREDGEVVAQFDPPAVDVPDEYEPDESILREQSTFERILDALVAAGHDKRDAVAAVNEKQRRLGVSVEAAAALYARQQGVDVGDAARGAKATLGDED comes from the coding sequence ATGAGCCTCGACGTCGCCGTCGCCGTCCCGTTCAAACAGCAGGGAACGACGCGGCTCGGTGAGGGAGAGTTCGTGGTCGCGCTCTCGCTGGATCGGGACTGGTTCTCCCCGGACCAGGCCAAGCGGCTCATCGACATCGCCGCCGGGCGTGGGTTGCTCGCGCGCGAGGACGGCGAGGTCGTCGCGCAGTTCGACCCGCCGGCCGTCGACGTGCCGGACGAGTACGAACCCGACGAGTCGATCCTCCGCGAGCAGTCCACCTTCGAGCGAATTCTCGACGCGCTCGTCGCCGCCGGACACGACAAGCGCGACGCGGTCGCGGCCGTGAACGAGAAACAGCGACGGCTCGGCGTCTCCGTCGAAGCGGCCGCCGCGCTGTACGCCCGCCAGCAGGGCGTCGACGTCGGCGACGCGGCTCGGGGTGCGAAAGCCACTCTCGGCGACGAGGACTGA
- a CDS encoding zinc-binding dehydrogenase, with the protein MQAVQFTAHGGRDVIEYGEFPDPEIDRDEALVDVKAGALNHLDVWTRRGLPGLDLPFPHVPGSDMAGVVREVGDDVTRVSPGDRVALLAGVAGGDDESDGAAAFPRRDDPTLSPGFHIIGEDTRGVHSEYAAVPASNLVPVPDHVPWEVAGSVSLVFQTAWRMLIHRADLRAGERVLVHGASGGVGHAAVQIADYAGCEVYATASSEAKLEHAADCGADHGINYETDDFARSIYELTDGRGVDVVVDHVGEATYEGSLKCLRKGGRFVTCGATTGPNPDAALNRIFVHQLEIIGSTMATPEQAEEVLELVWDGVFEPRIRETLPMSETARAHELIENREGFGKVVVIPDSEL; encoded by the coding sequence ATGCAAGCCGTTCAGTTCACCGCCCACGGCGGCCGCGACGTCATCGAGTACGGCGAGTTCCCCGACCCCGAGATCGACCGCGACGAGGCCCTCGTCGACGTGAAAGCCGGTGCCTTGAATCACCTCGACGTCTGGACTCGACGCGGGCTCCCCGGCCTCGACCTGCCGTTTCCGCACGTCCCCGGCAGCGATATGGCCGGCGTCGTGCGGGAGGTCGGCGACGACGTGACGCGGGTCTCGCCCGGGGATCGCGTCGCGCTTCTCGCCGGCGTCGCCGGCGGAGACGACGAATCCGACGGGGCGGCCGCGTTCCCGCGCCGTGACGACCCGACGCTCTCGCCGGGCTTCCACATCATCGGCGAGGACACGCGCGGGGTCCACTCCGAGTACGCCGCCGTTCCCGCGTCGAACCTCGTTCCCGTCCCCGACCACGTCCCGTGGGAGGTCGCCGGCTCCGTCTCGCTGGTCTTCCAGACCGCCTGGCGGATGCTGATTCACCGCGCCGACCTGCGGGCCGGCGAGCGCGTCCTGGTACACGGCGCGTCCGGCGGCGTCGGCCACGCGGCGGTACAGATCGCCGACTACGCCGGCTGTGAGGTGTACGCCACGGCGTCCTCCGAAGCGAAACTCGAACACGCGGCCGACTGCGGCGCCGACCACGGCATCAACTACGAAACGGACGATTTCGCCAGGTCGATCTACGAACTGACCGACGGTCGCGGCGTCGATGTCGTCGTCGATCACGTCGGCGAAGCCACCTACGAGGGCTCCCTGAAGTGCCTCCGGAAGGGGGGTCGGTTCGTCACCTGCGGTGCGACGACCGGGCCGAACCCCGACGCCGCGCTGAACCGCATCTTCGTCCATCAGCTGGAGATCATCGGGTCGACGATGGCGACGCCGGAACAGGCCGAGGAGGTGCTGGAACTCGTCTGGGACGGCGTCTTCGAGCCGCGGATCCGGGAAACGCTGCCGATGAGCGAGACCGCGCGGGCTCACGAGCTGATCGAGAACCGGGAGGGCTTTGGCAAGGTAGTCGTAATACCAGACAGTGAGCTCTGA